The stretch of DNA CACTCACATTCGCACTCTTGTCAAACAGGGTTAATAAACTATCAATCTGATCTGATTCCGCAAAGCGTAAAGCTTTTCTGCCTATTTCCACTTCATTTCCCGGAGCAGAGTCAATACTTCTTGTTGTAGTCTGATTGAATTGGCATCCGACAAAAAAGAGGCATAGAAAAACAACGAGTAGATTTTTCATCACCGATAAATTTAAGGTTAGTAATAAGAAGTATTTTCTTATCTCAGATCAGCACATAAACGATCTTCTTTGTCTTAAAGTACTCTTCTTCGAAGTACATCGACAAGTCGTCAGCCTCGGCTGTTTTCTTAAATGGTTTTAGTTCCCCTTCCAAGTTTCCTCCTTTGAGACATATCAGTCCGTTTGGCAGAGCATTTTGCTGTTCTTTCGATACGTTTTTCCGTATGATTTTCACCAAATCGGGTAGAGGCATTACTGCACGGCTTACCACAAAGTCGAATTGTTCTTTTACCTCTTCGGCACGACAATGGCGAAACTGAATGTTTTCTAATCCGATGGCGTTCGAAACTTCTGTGGCAACCCTAATCTTCTTCCCAATGCTGTCTACCAACAGGAAGTTACACTTAGGAAACAATATGGCGAGCGGTACTCCCGGAAAGCCACCTCCTGTACCTACATCCATAATTTTCGAGCCGTCTTTGAACTGAATCAGTTTTGCTATTCCCAACGAGTGAAGTACATGGTGAGTATACAAATTTTCGATGTCTTTGCGTGAAATTACATTTATTTTAGAATTCCAATCCGCATACAGATCGTATAGAGCAGCAAATTGTTGTTTTTGCTTTTCTGTAATATTAGGGAAGTATTTAAGAATTATATCCATTATTTTCCTGAGAAGCTAGAAATTGGAGAATTATCTTTTAATATCGGGTACAACTCACTGTATGTAAACGGAACTTTTATCGTGCCCAGCGATGGTGCTGAGTATTCGCCCTGATTGAATAGGTAAGTTATTCCTTTATCGTCGATCGAAAAATTATTGTTGGCTGCTATGTCTTCTATTCCCCAATATCCGAATTCAAGAAGGTCTTCGGCTGTTTTCACATTATTCTGTGCCACGATCTTATCGGTAAGCATTGTGTTGAGCAGCTTTTTATATTCGGGGATAAATATGTCTTTCTCTGTAATTACACTTCCTGTCTTCAGGTCTATATTCACATTTTTGTAGAATGTAGACGAATTAGCACCACCTTTAAAGTCCATCGATGATGTTTGGTACGATATGATACCTCCTCTATCGAATATCACTTGAGAGTTTAGCGTTTTATAGAACGAAAAATAATCTTCACTATCTTCCGAGCTTTCCCA from Dysgonomonas mossii encodes:
- the rsmG gene encoding 16S rRNA (guanine(527)-N(7))-methyltransferase RsmG yields the protein MDIILKYFPNITEKQKQQFAALYDLYADWNSKINVISRKDIENLYTHHVLHSLGIAKLIQFKDGSKIMDVGTGGGFPGVPLAILFPKCNFLLVDSIGKKIRVATEVSNAIGLENIQFRHCRAEEVKEQFDFVVSRAVMPLPDLVKIIRKNVSKEQQNALPNGLICLKGGNLEGELKPFKKTAEADDLSMYFEEEYFKTKKIVYVLI
- a CDS encoding RsiV family protein, whose protein sequence is MSKIYHLDNDSTKPSCSIKINYIFPAKYEDSIMLAKIQKEFNYALFEDESSESLSPANAVDKYVTNYIANYKEAAQVQFPDWESSEDSEDYFSFYKTLNSQVIFDRGGIISYQTSSMDFKGGANSSTFYKNVNIDLKTGSVITEKDIFIPEYKKLLNTMLTDKIVAQNNVKTAEDLLEFGYWGIEDIAANNNFSIDDKGITYLFNQGEYSAPSLGTIKVPFTYSELYPILKDNSPISSFSGK